Proteins from a genomic interval of Burkholderia cepacia GG4:
- the pyrH gene encoding UMP kinase produces MSNAYKRVLLKLSGEALMGDDAFGINRATIERMVADIAEVVGLGTQLAVVIGGGNIFRGVAGGAAGMDRATADYMGMLATMMNALALQDAMRHAGIVARVQSALRMDQVVEPYIRPRAIRQLEEGKVVIFAAGTGNPFFTTDTAAALRGSEVGAEVVLKATKVDGVYSADPKKDPSATRYTTITFDEAISRNLQVMDATAFALCRDQKLPIRVFSINKPGALKRIVLGEDEGTLVHV; encoded by the coding sequence ATGTCCAATGCCTATAAACGCGTCCTCCTCAAACTCTCCGGCGAAGCGCTGATGGGCGACGATGCCTTCGGCATCAATCGCGCGACGATCGAACGGATGGTGGCGGATATCGCCGAAGTCGTGGGTCTCGGTACGCAGCTCGCGGTAGTGATCGGCGGCGGTAACATTTTCCGCGGTGTCGCGGGCGGCGCAGCGGGCATGGACCGCGCGACGGCCGACTACATGGGGATGCTGGCGACGATGATGAACGCGCTGGCGCTGCAGGATGCGATGCGCCACGCCGGCATCGTCGCGCGCGTGCAGTCCGCGCTGCGCATGGACCAGGTCGTCGAGCCGTACATCCGGCCCCGTGCGATCCGCCAGCTCGAGGAAGGCAAGGTCGTGATCTTCGCGGCCGGCACGGGCAACCCGTTCTTCACGACGGACACGGCCGCCGCGCTGCGCGGTTCGGAAGTCGGCGCCGAGGTCGTATTGAAGGCGACCAAGGTCGATGGCGTATATTCTGCCGATCCGAAGAAGGATCCGTCGGCCACGCGTTACACGACGATCACTTTCGACGAGGCGATCAGCCGCAACTTGCAGGTGATGGACGCGACGGCCTTTGCGCTGTGCCGCGACCAGAAGCTGCCGATTCGCGTGTTTTCGATCAACAAGCCGGGCGCGCTCAAGCGCATCGTGCTGGGCGAGGACGAAGGTACGCTCGTCCACGTGTAA
- the frr gene encoding ribosome recycling factor, producing the protein MSVADTKKGVEQKMLRSIDAFKSDLAKIRTGRAHTGMLDHVQVDYYGSMVPISQVANMTLVDARTIGVQPWEKPMVAKVEKAIREADLGLNPATSGDLIRVPMPALTEERRRELTKVVKSEGETAKVAIRNLRRDANEALKKLVKDKEISEDDERRASDDVQKLTDKHVAEIDKLVQSKEAEIMTV; encoded by the coding sequence ATGAGTGTCGCTGATACCAAGAAGGGCGTTGAGCAGAAGATGCTGCGCTCGATCGATGCATTCAAGAGCGATCTGGCGAAGATCCGTACGGGCCGTGCGCATACCGGCATGCTCGATCACGTGCAGGTCGACTACTACGGGTCGATGGTGCCGATCTCGCAGGTTGCCAACATGACGCTCGTCGACGCGCGCACGATCGGTGTGCAGCCGTGGGAAAAGCCGATGGTCGCGAAGGTCGAGAAGGCCATTCGCGAAGCCGATCTCGGCCTGAATCCGGCAACGTCCGGCGACCTGATCCGCGTGCCGATGCCCGCGCTGACGGAAGAGCGCCGCCGCGAGCTGACCAAGGTCGTCAAGAGCGAAGGCGAAACGGCCAAGGTCGCGATCCGCAACCTGCGCCGCGACGCGAACGAAGCGCTCAAGAAGCTCGTGAAGGACAAGGAAATCTCGGAAGACGACGAGCGCCGTGCGAGCGACGACGTGCAGAAGCTGACCGACAAGCACGTCGCCGAAATCGACAAGCTCGTGCAGAGCAAGGAAGCCGAGATCATGACGGTCTGA
- the uppS gene encoding polyprenyl diphosphate synthase codes for MTYTSSTVRVPDVGAVPRHIAIIMDGNGRWATERRLPRVAGHTRGVDAVRAAVEGCARAGVEYLTLFAFSSENWRRPNEEVSFLMRLFITALEREVGKLHANGIRLRVVGDLERFEPRIRDLIRRAETKTARNTRLTLTIAANYGGRWDILQATKKLIEQAVREGREVEVTEDAFAPHLAMAYAPEPDLFIRTGGEQRISNFLLWQLAYAEFYFTDKYWPDFDGAALADAIASYTERERRFGRTSAQLEPQSQNADSLSC; via the coding sequence ATGACCTATACCAGCTCTACCGTTCGCGTGCCTGACGTCGGCGCCGTGCCGCGTCATATCGCGATCATCATGGACGGCAACGGCCGTTGGGCGACCGAACGCCGCTTGCCGCGCGTCGCGGGGCACACCCGCGGCGTGGACGCCGTGCGGGCGGCGGTCGAAGGTTGCGCGCGCGCCGGCGTCGAATACCTGACGCTGTTCGCGTTCAGTTCGGAAAACTGGCGGCGGCCGAACGAGGAAGTGTCGTTCCTGATGCGGCTGTTCATCACGGCGCTGGAGCGCGAGGTCGGCAAGCTGCATGCGAACGGGATCCGCCTGCGCGTGGTGGGCGATCTCGAGCGTTTCGAGCCGCGCATCCGCGACCTGATCCGCCGCGCCGAGACCAAGACGGCGCGCAACACCCGCCTGACCCTGACGATCGCCGCAAACTACGGCGGCCGCTGGGACATCCTGCAGGCGACGAAGAAGCTCATCGAGCAGGCCGTACGCGAAGGCCGCGAGGTCGAGGTGACCGAAGACGCGTTCGCGCCGCACCTGGCGATGGCCTACGCGCCGGAGCCGGATCTGTTCATCCGTACCGGTGGCGAGCAGCGCATCAGCAATTTCCTGCTGTGGCAGCTCGCGTACGCCGAATTCTATTTCACCGACAAGTACTGGCCGGATTTCGACGGCGCTGCGCTGGCCGACGCGATCGCGTCGTATACCGAGCGCGAGCGCCGTTTCGGGCGCACGAGCGCGCAGCTCGAACCGCAATCGCAGAACGCCGATTCCCTTTCATGCTGA
- a CDS encoding phosphatidate cytidylyltransferase, protein MLKTRVITAVVMLAVLLPVTLFAPLSAFGALIGVVLVFAAWEWARLLKLGAAGSVVYAIVAALALAATAPLGIEAASSRPLFMAAGVFWLLVGPFSLRRKPELAGGVWRPFLLAAGLVVFAACWHALVAARAQGVPFVLSLLLVVWLADIGAYFAGKAFGKRKLAITISPGKSWEGAIGGWLAVMVVAGVAMAAHAYEPTLFSAFATRYGMPGAWAALTLLVAYSVIGDLFESLLKRQAGVKDSSGLLPGHGGVLDRVDALLPVLPLAMLLLG, encoded by the coding sequence ATGCTGAAGACCCGTGTAATCACGGCGGTCGTGATGCTGGCAGTGCTGCTGCCGGTGACGCTGTTTGCGCCGCTCAGCGCGTTCGGCGCGCTGATCGGTGTCGTGCTCGTATTCGCCGCGTGGGAATGGGCGCGCCTGCTGAAGCTCGGCGCTGCCGGTTCTGTCGTCTATGCGATCGTCGCGGCGCTTGCGCTGGCGGCGACCGCGCCGCTCGGCATCGAAGCGGCTTCGTCCCGTCCCCTTTTCATGGCAGCCGGCGTGTTCTGGCTGCTGGTCGGCCCGTTCTCGCTGCGGCGCAAGCCGGAGCTCGCGGGCGGCGTATGGCGGCCGTTCCTGCTCGCGGCCGGGCTCGTGGTGTTCGCGGCCTGCTGGCACGCGCTCGTCGCGGCGCGTGCGCAGGGCGTGCCGTTCGTGCTGTCGCTGCTTCTGGTCGTCTGGCTTGCGGATATCGGTGCATATTTCGCGGGCAAGGCCTTCGGAAAGCGTAAACTGGCCATCACGATCAGTCCCGGCAAGAGCTGGGAAGGCGCGATCGGCGGCTGGCTCGCCGTGATGGTCGTTGCCGGTGTCGCAATGGCCGCGCACGCGTACGAACCGACCCTATTTTCCGCATTCGCCACGCGCTACGGGATGCCCGGCGCGTGGGCCGCGCTGACGCTGCTGGTCGCCTACAGCGTGATCGGCGACCTGTTCGAGTCGCTGCTCAAGCGTCAGGCGGGCGTGAAGGATTCGAGCGGACTGCTGCCGGGCCATGGCGGCGTGCTCGACCGTGTCGACGCGCTGCTGCCCGTGCTGCCGCTCGCGATGCTGCTGCTTGGTTAA
- a CDS encoding 1-deoxy-D-xylulose-5-phosphate reductoisomerase, translating into MQKRLTLLGSTGSIGDSTLDVVARHPERFSVYALTAHRNGDKLVEQCLRFTPEVAVVGDATTAAHVEAQLRAAGSKTTVLYGPQALVDVSNSDGCDTVVAAIVGAAGLAPSLAAARAGKRILLANKESLVMSGAIFMDAVRDHGAILLPVDSEHNAIFQCMPRDENEHGGISKIILTASGGPFRTREPATLVDVTPDEACKHPNWVMGRKISVDSATMMNKGLEVIEAHWIFGLPGDRIDVLIHPQSVIHSLVSYRDGSVLAQLGNPDMRTPIAHALAFPERVDAGVEQLDLAQIAQLSFEKPDYTRFPCLALALKALEEGGIASAALNAANEIAVEAFLERRIGFMAIAATVDAVLNALPNRSPNGLDDVLAADAEARRLAAEIIAKAPAPRVERTV; encoded by the coding sequence ATGCAAAAACGTCTGACATTGCTCGGTTCCACGGGCTCGATCGGAGACAGCACGCTCGACGTGGTCGCCCGCCATCCCGAGCGCTTCTCGGTCTACGCGTTGACCGCGCACCGCAACGGCGACAAGCTCGTCGAGCAGTGTCTGCGCTTCACGCCCGAAGTCGCGGTGGTCGGCGATGCGACGACGGCTGCGCACGTCGAAGCGCAATTGCGCGCGGCGGGCAGCAAGACCACGGTGCTGTACGGGCCGCAGGCGCTCGTCGACGTGTCGAACAGCGACGGTTGCGACACGGTCGTCGCGGCGATCGTCGGCGCGGCCGGCCTTGCGCCGAGCCTGGCGGCCGCGCGTGCCGGCAAGCGCATCCTGCTCGCGAACAAGGAATCGCTCGTGATGTCGGGCGCGATCTTCATGGACGCCGTGCGCGACCATGGCGCGATCCTGCTGCCGGTCGACAGCGAACACAACGCGATCTTCCAGTGCATGCCGCGCGACGAGAACGAGCACGGCGGGATCTCGAAGATCATCCTGACCGCGTCGGGCGGCCCGTTCCGCACGCGTGAGCCGGCCACGCTCGTCGACGTGACGCCGGACGAGGCGTGCAAGCACCCGAACTGGGTGATGGGCCGCAAGATTTCCGTCGATTCCGCGACGATGATGAACAAGGGCCTCGAGGTGATCGAAGCCCACTGGATCTTCGGTCTGCCTGGCGACCGGATCGACGTGCTGATCCACCCGCAGAGCGTGATCCATTCGCTCGTGTCGTACCGCGACGGCTCGGTGCTCGCGCAGCTCGGCAACCCCGACATGCGTACGCCGATCGCGCACGCGCTCGCGTTCCCGGAACGCGTCGACGCAGGCGTCGAGCAGCTCGACCTCGCGCAGATCGCGCAGCTGTCGTTCGAGAAGCCCGATTACACGCGCTTCCCGTGCCTGGCGCTCGCGCTGAAGGCGCTTGAGGAGGGCGGTATCGCGAGCGCTGCGTTGAACGCGGCCAACGAAATCGCGGTCGAAGCGTTTCTCGAGCGCCGGATCGGCTTCATGGCGATCGCAGCGACGGTCGACGCCGTGCTCAACGCACTGCCGAACCGCAGCCCGAACGGGCTCGACGACGTCCTGGCGGCGGATGCCGAGGCACGCCGCCTCGCCGCCGAGATCATTGCGAAAGCGCCTGCGCCACGCGTGGAGCGCACTGTCTGA
- the rseP gene encoding RIP metalloprotease RseP, whose translation MNVLVELIAFAVAIGVLVVVHEYGHYRVARWCGVKVLRFSIGFGQPVARWVSRRTGTEWTLSALPLGGYVKMLDEREPGPGVKPEELDQAFNRQSVFKRIAIVVAGPAANFLLAIVLFSAVFASGVTEPAAVLAPPAAGTVAARAGFDGSETIVSIRDVRAGDGQGGEAVPVRSWSDLRWKLLAAAFDHREVVLGARDGGSTFDFRVDLRNIPESALDDDFMMRLGFETGGGPLSVASVQPGSAAEQAGLKAGDKLLALDGKPIGGASRFIDAVKHHAGQAVELRFERGGATQTVSIVPQAQRDDETGQQVGRIGAALSMHTPSVDVRYGPLESLQLGAQRTWDISVYSLKMFGRMITGNASLKNLSGPVTIADYAGKSARLGPSAFLSFLALVSISLGVLNLLPIPVLDGGHLLYYLVEAATGKAVSERWQLILQRAGLICIVVLSAIALFNDLARLIHF comes from the coding sequence ATGAACGTGCTGGTCGAACTGATCGCGTTTGCGGTGGCGATCGGGGTGCTGGTCGTCGTGCATGAGTACGGACATTATCGCGTCGCGCGCTGGTGCGGCGTGAAGGTGCTGCGTTTCTCGATCGGGTTCGGCCAGCCCGTCGCGCGCTGGGTCAGCCGCAGGACGGGCACCGAGTGGACGCTCTCCGCACTGCCGCTCGGCGGTTACGTGAAGATGCTCGACGAGCGCGAGCCGGGGCCGGGCGTCAAGCCCGAGGAACTCGACCAGGCGTTCAACCGGCAATCGGTGTTCAAGCGCATCGCGATCGTCGTGGCTGGCCCGGCCGCGAACTTCCTGTTGGCAATTGTCCTGTTTTCCGCCGTATTCGCATCCGGCGTGACCGAGCCGGCCGCGGTGCTCGCGCCGCCGGCCGCCGGTACGGTGGCGGCGCGCGCCGGCTTCGACGGCAGCGAGACGATCGTGTCGATCCGCGACGTGCGCGCAGGCGACGGGCAGGGCGGCGAGGCCGTGCCGGTGCGGTCGTGGTCGGATCTGCGCTGGAAGCTGCTGGCCGCCGCGTTCGATCATCGCGAGGTCGTGCTCGGCGCGCGCGACGGCGGCTCGACGTTCGACTTCCGCGTCGATCTGCGCAATATTCCCGAAAGCGCGCTCGACGACGATTTCATGATGCGCCTGGGCTTCGAGACCGGCGGCGGCCCGCTGTCGGTTGCGTCGGTGCAGCCCGGCAGCGCGGCCGAGCAGGCGGGCCTGAAGGCCGGCGACAAGCTGCTCGCGCTCGACGGCAAGCCGATCGGCGGCGCATCGCGCTTCATCGACGCGGTGAAGCACCACGCGGGCCAGGCGGTCGAACTCCGGTTCGAGCGCGGCGGTGCCACGCAGACGGTGTCGATCGTGCCGCAGGCGCAGCGCGACGACGAAACGGGCCAGCAGGTCGGCCGCATCGGCGCGGCGTTGTCGATGCACACGCCGTCGGTCGACGTGCGCTACGGCCCGCTCGAGAGCCTGCAGCTCGGCGCGCAGCGCACGTGGGACATCTCCGTCTATTCGCTGAAGATGTTCGGGCGGATGATCACGGGCAACGCATCGCTGAAGAACCTGTCCGGCCCGGTGACGATTGCCGACTACGCGGGCAAGAGCGCGCGGCTCGGTCCGTCGGCCTTCCTGTCGTTCCTCGCCCTTGTCAGCATTAGCCTCGGGGTGCTGAACTTGCTGCCGATTCCCGTTTTGGACGGGGGGCATCTGTTATATTATCTGGTTGAAGCCGCGACCGGGAAAGCCGTTTCGGAGCGCTGGCAGCTGATTCTGCAAAGAGCCGGGTTGATCTGCATCGTCGTGTTGTCGGCGATCGCGCTGTTCAACGACCTGGCTCGATTAATCCATTTCTGA
- the bamA gene encoding outer membrane protein assembly factor BamA: MFKPHRFVPKTVAAAALAAHGLAAHAAAPFVVQDIKIEGLQRVEAGSVFAYLPIKQGDTFTDDKASEAIRALYATGFFNDVRIATQGNVVVVQVQERPAIASIDFTGTKEFDKDNLTKALRAVGLADGRYYDKALVDKAEQELKRQYLTRGFYAAEVKTTITPVDANRVSILFAVAEGPSAKIRQINFIGNKAFSTNTLRDEMQLSTPNWFSWYTKNDLYSKEKLTGDLEAVRSYYLNRGYLEFNIESTQVSISPDKKDMYLTVTLHEGEPYKVSGIKLSGNLLDREAELSKLIKIKPGDRFSAEKLQQTTKSIVDKLGEYGYAFATVNAQPDIDQANHKVNLNLVVDPSRRVYVRRINVVGNTRTRDEVVRREMRQLESSWFDSNRLALSKDRVNRLGYFTNVDVATVPVEGTNDQVDVNVKVDEKPTGAITLGAGFSSTDKVVLSAGVSQDNVFGSGTSLSVNVNTAKSYRTLTVTQVDPYFTVDGIKRITDVYYRTYQPLYYSTSSSFRIISAGGNLKFGIPFSEVDTVYFGAGFEQNRLDTDSNTPQSYQDYVSQFGRVSNTVPLTIAWSRDARDSALIPSRGYFTQANMEYGVPVGKIQYYKADLQAQYYYSFSRGFILGMNLQGGYGNGIGNPYPIFKNYYAGGIGSVRGYEPSSLGPRDTKTNDPIGGSKMLVGNIELTFPLPGTGYDRTLRVFTFLDGGNVWGNAPGGTSTGANGLRYGYGVGLAWISPIGPLKLSLGFPLQKHEGDQYQKFQFQIGTAF, translated from the coding sequence TTGTTCAAACCTCATCGCTTTGTACCTAAGACAGTTGCAGCGGCCGCGCTCGCCGCTCACGGCCTCGCGGCGCATGCAGCGGCACCGTTCGTGGTGCAAGACATCAAGATCGAGGGGTTGCAGCGCGTCGAAGCCGGTTCGGTGTTCGCATACCTGCCGATCAAGCAGGGCGATACCTTTACCGACGACAAGGCATCCGAAGCAATCCGCGCGCTGTACGCGACGGGCTTCTTCAACGACGTGCGGATTGCCACGCAAGGCAACGTCGTGGTCGTGCAGGTGCAGGAGCGTCCGGCCATCGCGTCGATCGACTTCACCGGCACGAAGGAATTCGACAAGGACAACCTGACGAAGGCGCTGCGCGCGGTGGGCCTCGCCGACGGCCGCTACTACGACAAGGCGCTCGTCGACAAGGCGGAACAGGAGCTCAAGCGTCAGTATCTGACGCGCGGCTTCTACGCGGCCGAGGTCAAGACGACGATCACGCCGGTCGACGCGAACCGCGTGTCGATCCTGTTCGCGGTCGCCGAAGGGCCGAGCGCGAAGATTCGCCAGATCAACTTCATCGGCAACAAGGCATTCAGCACCAACACGCTGCGCGACGAGATGCAGCTGTCGACGCCGAACTGGTTCTCCTGGTACACGAAGAACGACCTGTACTCGAAGGAAAAGCTGACGGGCGACCTCGAGGCTGTGCGCTCGTACTACCTGAACCGCGGCTACCTCGAGTTCAACATCGAGTCGACCCAGGTGTCGATCTCGCCCGACAAGAAGGACATGTACCTGACGGTTACGCTGCACGAAGGCGAGCCGTACAAGGTGTCGGGCATCAAGCTGTCGGGCAACCTGCTCGATCGCGAAGCGGAACTGAGCAAGCTGATCAAGATCAAGCCGGGCGATCGCTTCTCGGCCGAAAAGCTGCAGCAAACCACCAAGTCGATCGTCGACAAGCTCGGTGAATACGGCTACGCATTCGCGACCGTCAACGCGCAGCCTGACATCGACCAGGCGAACCACAAGGTGAACCTGAACCTCGTCGTCGATCCGAGCCGCCGCGTGTACGTGCGCCGCATCAACGTGGTCGGCAACACCCGTACGCGTGACGAGGTGGTGCGCCGTGAAATGCGCCAGCTCGAAAGCTCGTGGTTCGATTCGAACCGCCTCGCGCTGTCGAAGGACCGCGTGAACCGTCTCGGCTACTTCACCAACGTCGACGTGGCGACGGTGCCGGTCGAAGGCACGAACGACCAGGTCGACGTGAACGTGAAGGTCGACGAAAAGCCGACCGGCGCGATTACGCTGGGCGCGGGCTTCTCGTCGACGGACAAGGTGGTGCTGTCGGCCGGCGTGTCGCAGGACAACGTGTTCGGCTCGGGCACGAGCCTGTCGGTGAACGTCAACACCGCGAAGAGCTACCGCACGCTGACCGTCACGCAGGTCGACCCGTACTTCACGGTCGACGGCATCAAGCGGATCACGGACGTCTACTACCGCACGTACCAGCCGCTCTACTATTCGACGAGCTCGAGCTTCCGGATCATCAGCGCGGGCGGCAACCTGAAGTTCGGCATCCCGTTCTCGGAAGTCGACACCGTCTACTTCGGCGCGGGCTTCGAGCAGAACCGCCTCGACACCGACTCGAACACGCCGCAGAGCTACCAGGATTACGTCTCGCAGTTCGGCCGCGTGTCGAACACGGTGCCGCTGACCATCGCGTGGTCGCGCGACGCACGTGACAGCGCGCTGATTCCGAGCCGCGGCTACTTCACGCAGGCGAACATGGAGTACGGCGTGCCGGTCGGCAAGATCCAGTACTACAAGGCTGACCTGCAGGCACAGTACTACTATTCGTTCTCGCGCGGCTTCATCCTGGGCATGAACCTGCAAGGCGGCTACGGTAACGGCATCGGCAACCCGTACCCGATCTTCAAGAACTACTACGCGGGCGGTATCGGCTCCGTGCGTGGCTACGAGCCGAGCTCGCTGGGCCCGCGCGACACGAAGACGAACGACCCGATCGGCGGTTCGAAGATGCTCGTCGGCAACATCGAGCTGACGTTCCCGCTGCCGGGCACCGGCTACGACCGCACGCTGCGCGTGTTCACGTTCCTCGACGGCGGTAACGTGTGGGGCAACGCGCCGGGCGGCACGAGTACCGGCGCGAACGGCCTGCGTTACGGCTACGGTGTGGGTCTCGCGTGGATCTCGCCGATCGGCCCGCTGAAGCTGAGCCTCGGCTTCCCGCTGCAGAAGCACGAAGGCGACCAGTACCAGAAATTCCAGTTCCAGATCGGGACGGCGTTCTGA
- a CDS encoding OmpH family outer membrane protein, producing the protein MCALTVALALGAATAHAQDVARIAAVNSDRILRESAPAKAAQTKLEAEFAKRDKDLQDLAARLKSTSDSLDKNGASLSAADRAQKQRDLAQLDTDFQRKQREFREDLNQRRNEELAAVLERANKVIKQIAEQQNYDLIVQEAVYVSPRIDITDKVLKALASGSTN; encoded by the coding sequence ATGTGTGCGCTGACCGTTGCGCTGGCCTTGGGCGCGGCGACGGCACATGCTCAGGACGTCGCCCGCATCGCGGCGGTCAATTCGGATCGGATCCTGCGCGAGTCGGCGCCTGCCAAGGCGGCGCAGACGAAGCTCGAAGCCGAGTTCGCGAAGCGCGACAAGGATCTGCAGGACCTCGCGGCGCGCCTGAAGTCGACGTCCGATTCGCTGGACAAGAACGGTGCGTCGCTGTCGGCGGCCGATCGCGCGCAGAAGCAGCGCGATCTCGCGCAGCTCGATACCGACTTCCAGCGCAAGCAGCGCGAGTTTCGCGAAGACCTGAACCAGCGTCGCAACGAGGAACTCGCTGCGGTGCTGGAGCGTGCGAACAAGGTCATCAAGCAGATTGCCGAGCAGCAGAATTACGACCTGATTGTGCAGGAGGCCGTGTACGTCAGCCCGCGCATCGACATCACCGACAAGGTGCTCAAGGCGCTCGCGTCCGGCTCGACGAACTGA
- the lpxD gene encoding UDP-3-O-(3-hydroxymyristoyl)glucosamine N-acyltransferase: protein MALTLEALVKRFGGEIAGDAQCTVSGLAPLDQAGPQQLAFLANPKYLSQVETTRAGAVLIAPKDLEKLGAATDGRTAGPRTAGPRNFIVTPNPYAYFARVAQMFIDLATPQRAAGVHPSATVDPAAQVAASAVIGPHVTVEAGAVIEDGVQLDANVFVGRGTTIGAGSHIYPNASVYHGCKVGPRAIIHAGAVIGSDGFGFAPDFVGDGDARTGSWVKIPQVGGVSIGPDVEIGANTTIDRGAMADTVIEECVKIDNQVQIAHNCRIGAYTVIAGKAGIAGSTTIGRHCMIGGAAGIAGHVTLGDYVIITANSGVSKSLPKAGIYTSAFPAVDHGEWNRSAALVRNLDKLRDRIKALETALAAQGGTDA from the coding sequence ATGGCATTGACGCTTGAGGCACTCGTAAAGCGGTTCGGCGGCGAGATCGCCGGCGACGCCCAATGCACGGTGAGCGGCCTCGCGCCGCTCGACCAGGCAGGCCCTCAGCAACTCGCGTTTCTCGCGAATCCGAAGTACCTGTCGCAGGTCGAGACGACCCGCGCAGGCGCGGTGCTGATCGCACCGAAGGATCTCGAAAAGCTGGGCGCGGCCACTGACGGCCGGACGGCCGGCCCCCGGACGGCCGGCCCCCGCAATTTCATCGTGACGCCGAATCCGTACGCGTATTTCGCGCGCGTCGCTCAGATGTTCATCGATCTGGCCACGCCGCAGCGCGCCGCCGGCGTGCATCCGAGCGCGACGGTCGATCCGGCCGCGCAGGTCGCCGCGAGCGCGGTGATCGGCCCGCACGTGACGGTCGAGGCCGGCGCGGTGATCGAGGACGGTGTGCAGCTCGACGCGAACGTGTTCGTCGGCCGCGGCACGACGATCGGCGCGGGTTCGCACATCTATCCGAACGCGTCGGTGTACCACGGCTGCAAGGTCGGCCCGCGCGCGATCATCCATGCGGGTGCCGTGATCGGTTCCGACGGGTTCGGCTTCGCGCCGGATTTCGTCGGCGACGGCGATGCGCGCACCGGCAGCTGGGTCAAGATCCCGCAGGTCGGCGGCGTATCGATCGGCCCGGACGTCGAGATCGGCGCGAACACGACGATCGATCGCGGCGCGATGGCGGACACCGTCATCGAGGAATGCGTGAAGATCGACAACCAGGTGCAGATCGCCCACAACTGCCGGATCGGGGCCTACACGGTGATCGCCGGCAAGGCGGGCATCGCGGGCAGCACGACGATCGGCCGCCACTGCATGATCGGCGGCGCGGCCGGGATCGCCGGCCACGTGACGCTCGGTGACTATGTCATCATCACCGCGAATTCGGGCGTGTCGAAGTCGCTGCCGAAGGCCGGCATCTACACGAGCGCGTTCCCGGCTGTCGACCACGGCGAATGGAATCGGAGCGCCGCGCTCGTGCGCAATCTCGACAAGCTGCGCGACCGCATCAAGGCGCTCGAAACCGCGCTGGCCGCCCAGGGCGGCACGGACGCCTGA
- the fabZ gene encoding 3-hydroxyacyl-ACP dehydratase FabZ, whose product MSTEKINLDIHKILTLLPHRYPILLVDRVLELEPHKGIKALKNVSINEPFFQGHFPKRPVMPGVLILEALAQAAALLTFAEEQPKDPENTLYYFVGIDGARFKRVVEPGDQLILNVTFERYIRGIWKFKAVAEVDGKVAAEAELMCTVKTADAAP is encoded by the coding sequence ATGAGCACTGAAAAAATCAATCTCGACATCCACAAGATCCTCACGCTGCTGCCGCATCGCTACCCGATTCTGCTCGTCGACCGCGTGCTCGAACTCGAGCCGCACAAGGGGATCAAGGCGCTGAAGAACGTGTCGATCAACGAGCCGTTCTTCCAGGGGCACTTCCCGAAGCGGCCGGTGATGCCGGGCGTGCTGATCCTCGAGGCGCTCGCTCAGGCGGCCGCGCTGCTGACCTTCGCGGAAGAGCAGCCGAAGGATCCGGAAAACACGCTGTACTACTTCGTCGGCATCGACGGCGCGCGCTTCAAGCGCGTGGTCGAACCGGGCGATCAGCTGATTCTGAACGTGACGTTCGAACGCTACATCCGCGGCATCTGGAAGTTCAAGGCGGTGGCGGAAGTGGACGGCAAGGTGGCGGCGGAAGCCGAACTGATGTGCACGGTCAAGACGGCCGACGCGGCGCCCTGA
- the lpxA gene encoding acyl-ACP--UDP-N-acetylglucosamine O-acyltransferase: MTRIHPTAIVEPGAQIDESVEIGPYAIVGPHVTIGARTTIGSHSVIEGHTTLGEDNRIGHYASVGGRPQDMKYKDEPTRLVIGNRNTIREFTTIHTGTVQDVGVTTLGDDNWIMAYVHIGHDCRIGNNVILSSNAQMAGHVEIGDWAIVGGMSGVHQFVRIGAHSMLGGASALVQDVPPFVIAAGNKAEPHGINVEGLRRRGFSPDAISALRSAYRLLYKNGLSLEEAKVQLRELAGAGGEGDAAVTALVEFIDASQRGIIR; this comes from the coding sequence ATGACCAGGATTCATCCTACCGCGATTGTCGAACCGGGTGCACAGATCGACGAGTCCGTCGAGATCGGGCCGTACGCGATCGTCGGGCCGCACGTGACGATCGGCGCGCGCACGACGATCGGCTCGCACAGCGTGATCGAAGGTCACACGACGCTCGGCGAGGACAACCGCATCGGCCATTACGCGTCGGTCGGCGGACGTCCGCAGGACATGAAGTACAAGGACGAGCCGACCAGGCTCGTGATCGGCAACCGCAACACGATCCGCGAATTCACGACGATCCACACGGGCACCGTGCAGGACGTCGGCGTGACGACGCTCGGCGACGACAACTGGATCATGGCCTATGTGCACATCGGACATGACTGCCGGATCGGCAACAACGTGATCCTGTCGAGCAACGCGCAGATGGCCGGTCACGTCGAGATCGGCGACTGGGCGATCGTCGGCGGGATGTCGGGCGTGCACCAGTTCGTGCGGATAGGCGCACACTCGATGCTGGGCGGCGCCTCGGCGCTCGTGCAGGACGTGCCGCCGTTCGTGATCGCAGCCGGCAACAAGGCCGAGCCGCACGGCATCAACGTCGAAGGCCTGCGCCGGCGCGGTTTCTCGCCCGACGCGATCTCGGCCCTGCGCAGCGCGTACCGCCTGCTGTACAAGAACGGCCTGTCGCTCGAGGAAGCGAAGGTGCAGTTGCGCGAGCTGGCGGGGGCGGGCGGCGAAGGCGACGCGGCGGTCACCGCGCTCGTCGAGTTCATCGACGCGTCCCAACGCGGCATCATTCGCTAA